The DNA region CTTCTTGCCGCGTTTGCCGCGGCTGATACAGCAGAAGAGCGGCGATCTTGGCCCGATACCCAGCTGCCGCCGCTTCTCCAGCCACAGCGCCACGTGGGCCACCCCAGCCGCATTCAACGCCGCCACCCTCTGCTTACCACCCTTGCCGTCCCGCACGTTGATGGCTCCGCTCCCGAGATCGAGATCCCGCGGCCGGAGCTCCAAGGCCTCGGCAATGCGCAGCCCCCCGTAGTAGAGCACCGCAATCAACCCTCGCTGCCGCAACCCCGCCGCCCCTCGCCGACTGGCGGCGTCGATGAGCTGCTCGACTTCACCTGGCGTGAGGATCTCG from Acidobacteriota bacterium includes:
- a CDS encoding tyrosine-type recombinase/integrase translates to MPSRKKPIEILTPGEVEQLIDAASRRGAAGLRQRGLIAVLYYGGLRIAEALELRPRDLDLGSGAINVRDGKGGKQRVAALNAAGVAHVALWLEKRRQLGIGPRSPLFCCISRGKRGKKLWPQQVRTALNRLAERAGIDKRVHPHGLRHSHAHHLLRRGVNVREIQLTLGHSDLNTTASYLSEIAPHERVDKIHSLAW